In the genome of Sulfurimonas autotrophica DSM 16294, the window AAACTCAGATATTTTTGATGTTCTATGCTCTATTTTTAAATCTTCTATAATTTTTGTAAGTTGAGATGCCCATTGTTGTGCCTTTTGTTTCTCTTTTGAGAGAATTATTCCTGCGAACTCTTCCCCACCGAGCCTAAAAACGAAATCATCTCCTCTTTGTATATGCTTTTTTAGTACCTGCGCTACTTCAATAAGAGCTTCATCACCCTGAATATGTCCATAATTGTCATTATATAATTTAAAATAGTCAATATCTAAAATGAAAAATGTGATGCAAAGATTTTGTCTTTTAGCCAAAGCAGCGAGTTTTACTATCATGTTGTCATAATATCTTCTGTTGTACAAACCTGTAAGCTGGTCGGTAATTGATTGGAGGTGCAGTTCTTTAGTTCTTTGAAGTTCTTTCGCTCTAGCACGTTGTAAATCTTGTTGTGCTTTGTCTAAAAGTGCCTCATAGATATACATACAGAGCGTTAAAACAGTTGAAGCAAGGACTAATCGCATCCAATCAGTAAAAAGCCACTGGCCGGAATCCCATACATTAATATAATGATATGAAAGCACGAAAAGTATTGCATAAAAAAGGAGTGAAAAATATAAACCTACTCTCTTTCCGTTAGTAATGATGGCAAAAATAGGGACAAAAATAGTCCATATTAAAGAAAAATGTTCAGCTTGAGAGATGTAAGCAAAAATAAGAAAAAAGATAACAATGTTGAATGTAGCAATACGAATAGTTAAAATGATATTTTTTGAATTTTGCATATAAATATATGCGAAGATGGCAACAAAAGCAGATATGAAATCTATTACAGATGCCTTATATTGATGCATAAAGAGATTAATAAAAATAAAAAGAGAAAACAAAACGATACTGGAGAGGAGTGCAAATTTTATGACAATATATCTTCTATTGCAAAAATCATCTCCTCTTTCCAATGTTAAAAAATCTAATATTTTATTCATATGATAATTATATCACAAATACTTATGAATGGCTATGTCCTGTTTTCATACGGTGATGTTGTTTGAATTCTGCTGTCAACTAAGTAGAGCCCCTGAGTATACTCTTCTCACGGTGGAGAAATATCGCAAGATGTATGGCGTTTTCTTTGCCGTCTAATGAACAGTCGATTGATTTTAAGAGCGTATGAAACTGCTCTTTTGTAATCATAGATTTTTCTTTATCCATTACATGTATGCTTCTTCGCTTGAGTACAACCTCTTTTGACTCTTGGCTGGGCTCTCTTGCGACTTTGCATTTATTTGTTTTGGGTTTGGGAAGCTGTATCAGTGATATCGCTTTTTCTACTTCTGTAATAATCGGCCACCCATGCATAGAGGGACTGAGCCTGTTTGCAATGCCCTCATAGGTTTGAGGCAGTGCCTCTAAAAGCGGTGCGAGATTGAGATTTGATGAGGATTCTGCTTTAGAAACAATGAGAAGCATATCAGGTTTTTCATCCAAGAGGCTATTGAAAAAGCAGGCAAATACGACTTCTCAATGGTAAAAGATTTGCTGAGTGTGGCACTTGCCCCTTTTGATGAATACAAAGAGCTGGAGTATCTTGCAAAACCGACACCCAAAGTGCAAAAAATATAAAACTGAGCTGTTCTTCTTAAGCTAGATACGAGAGTATTTTTACTGCGAAAAAAATAACACCTAAAAAAAGAACAGAGGAGATGAAAACCAGTGCTGTTACAAGTTTTGGTTCACAATCATACAATGAGGCAAGGTTGACATTGGCAACGGCAAGAGGCATTAAAAGTTCTATAAATATTATACCTTTTATCATCGGCTCTAAGTTGATATTAAATAAAATAATAAAAGCGATAAGCGGCAGGAAGATAAACTTTAGCGACATGACCCAGGTAATAAGTTTTTTATTAATCTCTCGTATTTTAATATCATACAGGTAGATACCAAACAGGAAAAGCTGCATAGTCATAGAGGCATAAGCGCCCATCATCAGCATATTCATCACTGCATCCGAAGGTGTATAGTGATTGACGCTTAAAACAATAGCAATAACAGCAGCCCAGAGTATAGGCAGTTTGATAATATTTTTTAGTGATGTTTTTGCATTAAAATTACCACGGGAATAAAAGTAGACACCTACAGTATAGACAACAAATACGTTTACAAGGTTGACAACAGTTGTATAAGGTATAGAAGCTTCACCAAAAATTGCTATATTTAGAGGAATGCCCAGATTACCCGTGTTTCCTATAATGGATGCCACCATAGCAATGGAATACTCTTTTTTTTGTGAAAAAAGTTTTGAAGCAAAAAGTGCTGAAATAAGTAGTACAAAAATAACTATAAAGAGGTATATACCGGGTGCATAGAGCAGTGTAATATTTACAGGATGCAGTAAAAGCCCCCAAAAGGTTAAAAAAACTTGTAAAAAGTAGACATTCAAGAGGGTAATAGTCCGCTCATCAATTTTGTCTTTAAAACTCATTTTGGATATATACCCCATAAGAATAAAAACATAAATACTGAGAATTGAAAAAATAATTGAACTCATAAGAGAATTATACAGTATAATTTTATTATGAATACAATAAAAAATATAGAGCAGACAATAAAAGAAAATTTGGCAGTGATGTTATACTTTTCAGCACCTACATGTAATGTATGCCATGCACTTAAACCAAAATTACTAGAGGCAATAGATAAAAATTTTAAAGAGTTTACAGTGATAAGCATTGACACTTCAATTGAGCAGGAGATTGCTGCACATTTTAGTGTTTTTGCCATTCCTACCATTTTAGTTTTTTTAGACGGCAAAGAATTTTTAAGGAAATCCCGTCATATGAGTGTCGATGAGGTCGTTCGAGAGATTAAACGTCCTTATGAAATTATGATGTCATAAATGCAATGAGTGAAGCCGTCACAGCGACGTTTAAAGATTCTACACCTCTGTTCATAGGAATTGAGACAGAATTATTACATAGTTTCGCGACTTCATGACTCACTCCCTCGTTTTCATTTCCTAAAACATATATTGTTTTTTCACTCTCTTGAATGTCATAAATAGTGGTTTTGGCATATGAAGAGAGTGTGTAGATTTTTGCTTCTTGTTGCTCGGTTAATACCTCTTGGAGAGTATTGCAAAAATATATAGGCAGTTTGAAAAGTGTGCCGGCACTTGCTTTTACAACAAGCGGAGAGATTTTTGCCGAGTTTTTCTTTGGCAGTATAATGCCGTCAATGTTTCCGGCCGCGCATGAGCGAATAATCATTCCTAAGTTTTGAGGATTTTGTATACCGTCAAGTGCTATAAGTCTGTACTTTGTAAGTTCTTTTAGCATGTTTACATGTAAATATGTTTTTGAAATAATATCAATCGCAACACCTTGATCCTGTTTTGCATTTTTGCTTATGCGTGAAAGAGCGGCTTTATCATGCTTCACAATTTCAATATCTCTCTCTTTTGCAAGCAGAAGAATCTTTTTGACAGCCCCGTCCGGTTTGTTTGAATCAGCAAGATGCAGTTTGTGGATTTCAATGGATTTATCCTGTAAAATTTCCACGATAACATTTCTGCCATAGAGAGTGATGATTTTTTCAAAAAATGCTTTTTTATCTTTGTACTCTTGTGAGTCTTTCATATGTTTGTCTCCTATTCTACTATATTGTAAACTATTTCTCTTTTTAGTTTTTGTTCTATTATCTCATGAATCTGCAAATTTTCTATCTCTAGTTTCATATAATCTTCTAAAGTGTTTACACCGGCTTTAGCAATTTCACGCAAAACTATGCCTCGGTATGCTTTGGCCCAGTGTGAAACTGTTTT includes:
- a CDS encoding GGDEF domain-containing protein, with protein sequence MNKILDFLTLERGDDFCNRRYIVIKFALLSSIVLFSLFIFINLFMHQYKASVIDFISAFVAIFAYIYMQNSKNIILTIRIATFNIVIFFLIFAYISQAEHFSLIWTIFVPIFAIITNGKRVGLYFSLLFYAILFVLSYHYINVWDSGQWLFTDWMRLVLASTVLTLCMYIYEALLDKAQQDLQRARAKELQRTKELHLQSITDQLTGLYNRRYYDNMIVKLAALAKRQNLCITFFILDIDYFKLYNDNYGHIQGDEALIEVAQVLKKHIQRGDDFVFRLGGEEFAGIILSKEKQKAQQWASQLTKIIEDLKIEHRTSKISEFLTVSIGIATLSHPQENNIGLLYKDADKALYTAKYNGRNQSQISQESN
- a CDS encoding AEC family transporter, which encodes MSSIIFSILSIYVFILMGYISKMSFKDKIDERTITLLNVYFLQVFLTFWGLLLHPVNITLLYAPGIYLFIVIFVLLISALFASKLFSQKKEYSIAMVASIIGNTGNLGIPLNIAIFGEASIPYTTVVNLVNVFVVYTVGVYFYSRGNFNAKTSLKNIIKLPILWAAVIAIVLSVNHYTPSDAVMNMLMMGAYASMTMQLFLFGIYLYDIKIREINKKLITWVMSLKFIFLPLIAFIILFNINLEPMIKGIIFIELLMPLAVANVNLASLYDCEPKLVTALVFISSVLFLGVIFFAVKILSYLA
- a CDS encoding thioredoxin family protein encodes the protein MNTIKNIEQTIKENLAVMLYFSAPTCNVCHALKPKLLEAIDKNFKEFTVISIDTSIEQEIAAHFSVFAIPTILVFLDGKEFLRKSRHMSVDEVVREIKRPYEIMMS
- a CDS encoding TrmH family RNA methyltransferase, translated to MKDSQEYKDKKAFFEKIITLYGRNVIVEILQDKSIEIHKLHLADSNKPDGAVKKILLLAKERDIEIVKHDKAALSRISKNAKQDQGVAIDIISKTYLHVNMLKELTKYRLIALDGIQNPQNLGMIIRSCAAGNIDGIILPKKNSAKISPLVVKASAGTLFKLPIYFCNTLQEVLTEQQEAKIYTLSSYAKTTIYDIQESEKTIYVLGNENEGVSHEVAKLCNNSVSIPMNRGVESLNVAVTASLIAFMTS